In Oryza brachyantha chromosome 1, ObraRS2, whole genome shotgun sequence, the following are encoded in one genomic region:
- the LOC107305459 gene encoding transcription factor bHLH30-like, translating to MGSAPFGDAAAAGRLYDFQGYHGGGHGPYGVRQPQPGRASASSVFFDDGETDGMDAAAAADMDMPRKDCGGDRDEKAAMALKSHSEAERRRRERINAHLATLRTMVPCTDKMDKAALLAEVVSHVRKLKSAAARVGRCSPVPSGADEVAVEAVQEASASGRGGGGGDTPVLLRATLSCDDRADLFVDVKRALQPLGLEVVGSEVTTLGGRVRLTFLVSCGPRAAAAAAMASVREALQSVLDKASSGFDFAPRTSLLSKRRKVSTFESSSSSS from the exons ATGGGCTCTGCTCCCTTcggtgacgccgccgccgccggtcggcTGTACGATTTCCAGGGgtaccacggcggcggccatgggccTTACGGCGTCAGACAGCCCCAGCCGGGCCGAGCGTCCGCGTCGTCGGTTTTCTTCGACGACGGCGAAACGGATGGAATggacgccgctgccgccgccgacatgGATATGCCTAGGAAGGAttgcggcggcgaccgggacgagaaggcggcgatggcgctcAAGAGCCACAGtgaggcggagcggcggcggcgggagaggaTCAACGCCCACCTCGCCACGCTCCGGACCATGGTGCCCTGCACGGACAAG ATGGACAAAGCCGCGCTGCTCGCGGAGGTGGTGAGCCACGTGAGGAAGCTGAagagcgccgcggcgcgggtcGGCAGGTGCTCCCCCGTCCCgtccggcgccgacgaggtcgccgtcgaggccgtccaGGAGGCGTCCGCctccggccgcggcggaggaggcggcgataCGCCCGTCCTCCTCAGGGCGACGCTCAGCTGCGACGACCGCGCCGACCTCTTCGTGGACGTCAAGCGCGCGCTGCAGCCGCTCGGGCTGGAGGTGGTCGGCTCCGAGGTGACCACGCTGGGCGGCCGCGTCCGGCTCACCTTCCTGGTGTCGTGcgggccgcgcgccgccgccgccgctgccatggCCTCGGTCCGCGAGGCGCTCCAGTCCGTGCTTGACAAGGCCAGCTCCGGCTTCGACTTCGCGCCCAGGACGTCGCTGCTGAGCAAACGCCGGAAGGTCTCAACGTTCGAGTCGTCGAGCTCCTCGTCTTGA
- the LOC102713149 gene encoding uncharacterized protein LOC102713149 isoform X6, which yields MQKRGGSRLAPLTDYERRRDDNIAENKIKMAALNLEFALQSLRTEAASSSQQAKKTSKKRKAVRSVPCDVPIEPRNLHPRLARIEITNEHDTNDLCPRLASNGTTNDHEGRAEDPQLMAAENNRDSNGAQPKKRNGRKFTRKDNIWYREDEALIKMEFNEFDQPVGKAAVEFPNVVGSLVRTKGFPLCHDDWRRVNADAKPFIIDALEKWKDYKADLKKAHFNETKTVEELIAACDDRVQPEDWVWLVDHWLSPEAKARSMRGKMNRAKLLTPHTSGSKSFARARHEWAEKLGYMPRRDEMYIKTHTRKNGTQLRQAEASIRDLQEAVKDHPELKEKNVHEGDVFSHVFGRDPRGYVRSVGFGPTPSTLGMHEHRKYTQTKVQMALRGQHKAEKQVTVLQGTVDELRDEVAELKRLVYSCQGRRESCPNVGSPLEHGSNPTPNEHTEDISEAESEHEVSDQEVSRQAYLQQLLRRRVPTIPERRHEGGGQRSHTTLSCDSYQSSCG from the exons atgcaaaaaagagGAGGAAGTAGGTTGGCACCTTTGACTGACTATGAGAGAAGAAGGGATGACAATATTGCggagaacaaaataaaaatggcagctctaaatttagagtttgcACTACAATCTTTAAGGACAGAAGCAGCTAGCTCTTCACAACAAGCTAAGAAAACTAGCAAG AAAAGGAAAGCTGTCAGATCTGTACCATGTGATGTACCAATTGAACCTCGAAATCTTCACCCTAGACTTGCTCGAATTGAGATTACAAATGAGCATGATACTAATGATTTATGCCCTAGGCTAGCAAGCAATGGGACTACAAATGATCATGAAGGACGCGCTGAAGATCCTCAACTTATGGCTGCAGAAAACAATAGGG attccaatGGAGCGCagccaaagaaaagaaatggaagAAAATTCACTAGAAAGGACAACATATGGTATCGAGAAGACGAGGCACTGATCAAGATGGAGTTCAACGAATTTGATCAACCAGTTGGGAAAGCTGCTGTCGAGTTTCCTAATGTTGTTGGTTCACTAGTAAGAACCAAGGGTTTTCCTCTCTGCCATGATGATTGGCGACGTGTTAATGCAGATGCAAAGCCATTTATTATTGATGCTTTGGAG AAGTGGAAGGACTACAAAGCTGATTTGAAGAAAGCCCATTTTAATGAGACAAAGACAGTGGAGGAACTTATTGCAGCTTGTGATGACAGAGTGCAACCTGAAGATTGGGTGTGGCTTGTTGATCATTGGCTATCACCAGAAGCAAAA GCTCGAAGCATGAGAGGGAAAATGAATCGTGCCAAGCTGTTAACCCCACATACCTCTGGCAGCAAGTCATTTGCTCGCGCTCGACATGAATGG GCCGAAAAACTTGGGTACATGCCACGTAGAGATGAGATGTATATCAAAACACATACACGTAAAAACGGGACTCAATTGAGGCAAGCTGAAGCTTCAATT CGAGATCTTCAAGAGGCTGTTAAAGATCACCCAGaattaaaagagaaaaatgtgCATGAAGGTGATGTTTTCTCCCATGTATTTGGACGTGATCCTAGGGGGTATGTTCGCTCTGTTGGTTTTGGACCTACCCCCTCTACTTTAGGCATGCATGAGCATCGCAAGTATACTCAAACAAAGGTTCAAATGGCACTTCGTGGTCAACACAAAGCTGAGAAACAAGTTACAGTCCTTCAAGGAACGGTGGATGAACTACGTGATGAGGTTGCAGAGTTGAAGAGGTTAGTCTATTCTTGTCAAGGTAGAAGAGAATCTTGCCCTAATGTTGGGAGTCCATTAGAACATGGTTCTAATCCTACCCCAAATGAGCATACAGAGGATATAAGTGAGGCTGAGTCTGAGCATGAAGTGAGTGACCAAGAAGTGAGTCGACAAGCTTACTTGCAGCAG TTACTGCGGAGGAGAGTTCCAACCATTCCAGAAAGAAGACATGAGGGG GGAGGCCAAAGAAGTCACACTACTCTCTCTTGTGACTCCTATCAATCTTCCTGTGGCTAA
- the LOC102713149 gene encoding uncharacterized protein LOC102713149 isoform X5 codes for MRKIRKMQKRGGSRLAPLTDYERRRDDNIAENKIKMAALNLEFALQSLRTEAASSSQQAKKTSKKRKAVRSVPCDVPIEPRNLHPRLARIEITNEHDTNDLCPRLASNGTTNDHEGRAEDPQLMAAENNRDSNGAQPKKRNGRKFTRKDNIWYREDEALIKMEFNEFDQPVGKAAVEFPNVVGSLVRTKGFPLCHDDWRRVNADAKPFIIDALEKWKDYKADLKKAHFNETKTVEELIAACDDRVQPEDWVWLVDHWLSPEAKARSMRGKMNRAKLLTPHTSGSKSFARARHEWAEKLGYMPRRDEMYIKTHTRKNGTQLRQAEASIRDLQEAVKDHPELKEKNVHEGDVFSHVFGRDPRGYVRSVGFGPTPSTLGMHEHRKYTQTKVQMALRGQHKAEKQVTVLQGTVDELRDEVAELKRLVYSCQGRRESCPNVGSPLEHGSNPTPNEHTEDISEAESEHEVSDQEVSRQAYLQQLLRRRVPTIPERRHEGGGQRSHTTLSCDSYQSSCG; via the exons ATGAGAAAGATAA gaaaaatgcaaaaaagagGAGGAAGTAGGTTGGCACCTTTGACTGACTATGAGAGAAGAAGGGATGACAATATTGCggagaacaaaataaaaatggcagctctaaatttagagtttgcACTACAATCTTTAAGGACAGAAGCAGCTAGCTCTTCACAACAAGCTAAGAAAACTAGCAAG AAAAGGAAAGCTGTCAGATCTGTACCATGTGATGTACCAATTGAACCTCGAAATCTTCACCCTAGACTTGCTCGAATTGAGATTACAAATGAGCATGATACTAATGATTTATGCCCTAGGCTAGCAAGCAATGGGACTACAAATGATCATGAAGGACGCGCTGAAGATCCTCAACTTATGGCTGCAGAAAACAATAGGG attccaatGGAGCGCagccaaagaaaagaaatggaagAAAATTCACTAGAAAGGACAACATATGGTATCGAGAAGACGAGGCACTGATCAAGATGGAGTTCAACGAATTTGATCAACCAGTTGGGAAAGCTGCTGTCGAGTTTCCTAATGTTGTTGGTTCACTAGTAAGAACCAAGGGTTTTCCTCTCTGCCATGATGATTGGCGACGTGTTAATGCAGATGCAAAGCCATTTATTATTGATGCTTTGGAG AAGTGGAAGGACTACAAAGCTGATTTGAAGAAAGCCCATTTTAATGAGACAAAGACAGTGGAGGAACTTATTGCAGCTTGTGATGACAGAGTGCAACCTGAAGATTGGGTGTGGCTTGTTGATCATTGGCTATCACCAGAAGCAAAA GCTCGAAGCATGAGAGGGAAAATGAATCGTGCCAAGCTGTTAACCCCACATACCTCTGGCAGCAAGTCATTTGCTCGCGCTCGACATGAATGG GCCGAAAAACTTGGGTACATGCCACGTAGAGATGAGATGTATATCAAAACACATACACGTAAAAACGGGACTCAATTGAGGCAAGCTGAAGCTTCAATT CGAGATCTTCAAGAGGCTGTTAAAGATCACCCAGaattaaaagagaaaaatgtgCATGAAGGTGATGTTTTCTCCCATGTATTTGGACGTGATCCTAGGGGGTATGTTCGCTCTGTTGGTTTTGGACCTACCCCCTCTACTTTAGGCATGCATGAGCATCGCAAGTATACTCAAACAAAGGTTCAAATGGCACTTCGTGGTCAACACAAAGCTGAGAAACAAGTTACAGTCCTTCAAGGAACGGTGGATGAACTACGTGATGAGGTTGCAGAGTTGAAGAGGTTAGTCTATTCTTGTCAAGGTAGAAGAGAATCTTGCCCTAATGTTGGGAGTCCATTAGAACATGGTTCTAATCCTACCCCAAATGAGCATACAGAGGATATAAGTGAGGCTGAGTCTGAGCATGAAGTGAGTGACCAAGAAGTGAGTCGACAAGCTTACTTGCAGCAG TTACTGCGGAGGAGAGTTCCAACCATTCCAGAAAGAAGACATGAGGGG GGAGGCCAAAGAAGTCACACTACTCTCTCTTGTGACTCCTATCAATCTTCCTGTGGCTAA
- the LOC102713149 gene encoding uncharacterized protein LOC102713149 isoform X2, translating into MQKLEAEIAETQCILETIFLLSFFDIMVHLMVHLPAQARIGGSVLYRNMYPVERFLMRLKGYVRTRSHPEGSIAESYIFDESLTFCSQYLHGCETRYTRKARNDDGSRNINYEGKMQKRGGSRLAPLTDYERRRDDNIAENKIKMAALNLEFALQSLRTEAASSSQQAKKTSKKRKAVRSVPCDVPIEPRNLHPRLARIEITNEHDTNDLCPRLASNGTTNDHEGRAEDPQLMAAENNRDSNGAQPKKRNGRKFTRKDNIWYREDEALIKMEFNEFDQPVGKAAVEFPNVVGSLVRTKGFPLCHDDWRRVNADAKPFIIDALEWKDYKADLKKAHFNETKTVEELIAACDDRVQPEDWVWLVDHWLSPEAKARSMRGKMNRAKLLTPHTSGSKSFARARHEWAEKLGYMPRRDEMYIKTHTRKNGTQLRQAEASIRDLQEAVKDHPELKEKNVHEGDVFSHVFGRDPRGYVRSVGFGPTPSTLGMHEHRKYTQTKVQMALRGQHKAEKQVTVLQGTVDELRDEVAELKRLVYSCQGRRESCPNVGSPLEHGSNPTPNEHTEDISEAESEHEVSDQEVSRQAYLQQLLRRRVPTIPERRHEGGGQRSHTTLSCDSYQSSCG; encoded by the exons ATGCAGAAGCTTGAGGCAGAAATAGCTGAAACCCAATGCATCTTAGAGACAATATTCCTACTATCATTTTTTGATATTATGGTGCACTTGATGGTTCATCTTCCTGCACAAGCACGTATTGGTGGTTCGGTGCTGTACCGTAATATGTACCCAGTTGAGAg GTTTTTGATGAGATTGAAAGGGTATGTGCGCACTAGAAGTCATCCGGAGGGATCTATAGCTgaaagttatatatttgatgagAGCCTTACTTTTTGCTCTCAATATCTACATGGCTGTGAGACTAGATATACACGCAAAGCTAGAAATGATGATGGCAgcagaaatataaattatg AaggaaaaatgcaaaaaagagGAGGAAGTAGGTTGGCACCTTTGACTGACTATGAGAGAAGAAGGGATGACAATATTGCggagaacaaaataaaaatggcagctctaaatttagagtttgcACTACAATCTTTAAGGACAGAAGCAGCTAGCTCTTCACAACAAGCTAAGAAAACTAGCAAG AAAAGGAAAGCTGTCAGATCTGTACCATGTGATGTACCAATTGAACCTCGAAATCTTCACCCTAGACTTGCTCGAATTGAGATTACAAATGAGCATGATACTAATGATTTATGCCCTAGGCTAGCAAGCAATGGGACTACAAATGATCATGAAGGACGCGCTGAAGATCCTCAACTTATGGCTGCAGAAAACAATAGGG attccaatGGAGCGCagccaaagaaaagaaatggaagAAAATTCACTAGAAAGGACAACATATGGTATCGAGAAGACGAGGCACTGATCAAGATGGAGTTCAACGAATTTGATCAACCAGTTGGGAAAGCTGCTGTCGAGTTTCCTAATGTTGTTGGTTCACTAGTAAGAACCAAGGGTTTTCCTCTCTGCCATGATGATTGGCGACGTGTTAATGCAGATGCAAAGCCATTTATTATTGATGCTTTGGAG TGGAAGGACTACAAAGCTGATTTGAAGAAAGCCCATTTTAATGAGACAAAGACAGTGGAGGAACTTATTGCAGCTTGTGATGACAGAGTGCAACCTGAAGATTGGGTGTGGCTTGTTGATCATTGGCTATCACCAGAAGCAAAA GCTCGAAGCATGAGAGGGAAAATGAATCGTGCCAAGCTGTTAACCCCACATACCTCTGGCAGCAAGTCATTTGCTCGCGCTCGACATGAATGG GCCGAAAAACTTGGGTACATGCCACGTAGAGATGAGATGTATATCAAAACACATACACGTAAAAACGGGACTCAATTGAGGCAAGCTGAAGCTTCAATT CGAGATCTTCAAGAGGCTGTTAAAGATCACCCAGaattaaaagagaaaaatgtgCATGAAGGTGATGTTTTCTCCCATGTATTTGGACGTGATCCTAGGGGGTATGTTCGCTCTGTTGGTTTTGGACCTACCCCCTCTACTTTAGGCATGCATGAGCATCGCAAGTATACTCAAACAAAGGTTCAAATGGCACTTCGTGGTCAACACAAAGCTGAGAAACAAGTTACAGTCCTTCAAGGAACGGTGGATGAACTACGTGATGAGGTTGCAGAGTTGAAGAGGTTAGTCTATTCTTGTCAAGGTAGAAGAGAATCTTGCCCTAATGTTGGGAGTCCATTAGAACATGGTTCTAATCCTACCCCAAATGAGCATACAGAGGATATAAGTGAGGCTGAGTCTGAGCATGAAGTGAGTGACCAAGAAGTGAGTCGACAAGCTTACTTGCAGCAG TTACTGCGGAGGAGAGTTCCAACCATTCCAGAAAGAAGACATGAGGGG GGAGGCCAAAGAAGTCACACTACTCTCTCTTGTGACTCCTATCAATCTTCCTGTGGCTAA
- the LOC102713149 gene encoding uncharacterized protein LOC102713149 isoform X3 yields MQKLEAEIAETQCILETIFLLSFFDIMVHLMVHLPAQARIGGSVLYRNMYPVERFLMRLKGYVRTRSHPEGSIAESYIFDESLTFCSQYLHGCETRYTRKARNDDGSRNINYEGKMQKRGGSRLAPLTDYERRRDDNIAENKIKMAALNLEFALQSLRTEAASSSQQAKKTSKKRKAVRSVPCDVPIEPRNLHPRLARIEITNEHDTNDLCPRLASNGTTNDHEGRAEDPQLMAAENNRDSNGAQPKKRNGRKFTRKDNIWYREDEALIKMEFNEFDQPVGKAAVEFPNVVGSLVRTKGFPLCHDDWRRVNADAKPFIIDALEKWKDYKADLKKAHFNETKTVEELIAACDDRVQPEDWVWLVDHWLSPEAKARSMRGKMNRAKLLTPHTSGSKSFARARHEWAEKLGYMPRRDEMYIKTHTRKNGTQLRQAEASIRDLQEAVKDHPELKEKNVHEGDVFSHVFGRDPRGYVRSVGFGPTPSTLGMHEHRKYTQTKVQMALRGQHKAEKQVTVLQGTVDELRDEVAELKRGYK; encoded by the exons ATGCAGAAGCTTGAGGCAGAAATAGCTGAAACCCAATGCATCTTAGAGACAATATTCCTACTATCATTTTTTGATATTATGGTGCACTTGATGGTTCATCTTCCTGCACAAGCACGTATTGGTGGTTCGGTGCTGTACCGTAATATGTACCCAGTTGAGAg GTTTTTGATGAGATTGAAAGGGTATGTGCGCACTAGAAGTCATCCGGAGGGATCTATAGCTgaaagttatatatttgatgagAGCCTTACTTTTTGCTCTCAATATCTACATGGCTGTGAGACTAGATATACACGCAAAGCTAGAAATGATGATGGCAgcagaaatataaattatg AaggaaaaatgcaaaaaagagGAGGAAGTAGGTTGGCACCTTTGACTGACTATGAGAGAAGAAGGGATGACAATATTGCggagaacaaaataaaaatggcagctctaaatttagagtttgcACTACAATCTTTAAGGACAGAAGCAGCTAGCTCTTCACAACAAGCTAAGAAAACTAGCAAG AAAAGGAAAGCTGTCAGATCTGTACCATGTGATGTACCAATTGAACCTCGAAATCTTCACCCTAGACTTGCTCGAATTGAGATTACAAATGAGCATGATACTAATGATTTATGCCCTAGGCTAGCAAGCAATGGGACTACAAATGATCATGAAGGACGCGCTGAAGATCCTCAACTTATGGCTGCAGAAAACAATAGGG attccaatGGAGCGCagccaaagaaaagaaatggaagAAAATTCACTAGAAAGGACAACATATGGTATCGAGAAGACGAGGCACTGATCAAGATGGAGTTCAACGAATTTGATCAACCAGTTGGGAAAGCTGCTGTCGAGTTTCCTAATGTTGTTGGTTCACTAGTAAGAACCAAGGGTTTTCCTCTCTGCCATGATGATTGGCGACGTGTTAATGCAGATGCAAAGCCATTTATTATTGATGCTTTGGAG AAGTGGAAGGACTACAAAGCTGATTTGAAGAAAGCCCATTTTAATGAGACAAAGACAGTGGAGGAACTTATTGCAGCTTGTGATGACAGAGTGCAACCTGAAGATTGGGTGTGGCTTGTTGATCATTGGCTATCACCAGAAGCAAAA GCTCGAAGCATGAGAGGGAAAATGAATCGTGCCAAGCTGTTAACCCCACATACCTCTGGCAGCAAGTCATTTGCTCGCGCTCGACATGAATGG GCCGAAAAACTTGGGTACATGCCACGTAGAGATGAGATGTATATCAAAACACATACACGTAAAAACGGGACTCAATTGAGGCAAGCTGAAGCTTCAATT CGAGATCTTCAAGAGGCTGTTAAAGATCACCCAGaattaaaagagaaaaatgtgCATGAAGGTGATGTTTTCTCCCATGTATTTGGACGTGATCCTAGGGGGTATGTTCGCTCTGTTGGTTTTGGACCTACCCCCTCTACTTTAGGCATGCATGAGCATCGCAAGTATACTCAAACAAAGGTTCAAATGGCACTTCGTGGTCAACACAAAGCTGAGAAACAAGTTACAGTCCTTCAAGGAACGGTGGATGAACTACGTGATGAGGTTGCAGAGTTGAAGAG AGGATATAAGTGA
- the LOC102713149 gene encoding uncharacterized protein LOC102713149 isoform X1, translating to MQKLEAEIAETQCILETIFLLSFFDIMVHLMVHLPAQARIGGSVLYRNMYPVERFLMRLKGYVRTRSHPEGSIAESYIFDESLTFCSQYLHGCETRYTRKARNDDGSRNINYEGKMQKRGGSRLAPLTDYERRRDDNIAENKIKMAALNLEFALQSLRTEAASSSQQAKKTSKKRKAVRSVPCDVPIEPRNLHPRLARIEITNEHDTNDLCPRLASNGTTNDHEGRAEDPQLMAAENNRDSNGAQPKKRNGRKFTRKDNIWYREDEALIKMEFNEFDQPVGKAAVEFPNVVGSLVRTKGFPLCHDDWRRVNADAKPFIIDALEKWKDYKADLKKAHFNETKTVEELIAACDDRVQPEDWVWLVDHWLSPEAKARSMRGKMNRAKLLTPHTSGSKSFARARHEWAEKLGYMPRRDEMYIKTHTRKNGTQLRQAEASIRDLQEAVKDHPELKEKNVHEGDVFSHVFGRDPRGYVRSVGFGPTPSTLGMHEHRKYTQTKVQMALRGQHKAEKQVTVLQGTVDELRDEVAELKRLVYSCQGRRESCPNVGSPLEHGSNPTPNEHTEDISEAESEHEVSDQEVSRQAYLQQLLRRRVPTIPERRHEGGGQRSHTTLSCDSYQSSCG from the exons ATGCAGAAGCTTGAGGCAGAAATAGCTGAAACCCAATGCATCTTAGAGACAATATTCCTACTATCATTTTTTGATATTATGGTGCACTTGATGGTTCATCTTCCTGCACAAGCACGTATTGGTGGTTCGGTGCTGTACCGTAATATGTACCCAGTTGAGAg GTTTTTGATGAGATTGAAAGGGTATGTGCGCACTAGAAGTCATCCGGAGGGATCTATAGCTgaaagttatatatttgatgagAGCCTTACTTTTTGCTCTCAATATCTACATGGCTGTGAGACTAGATATACACGCAAAGCTAGAAATGATGATGGCAgcagaaatataaattatg AaggaaaaatgcaaaaaagagGAGGAAGTAGGTTGGCACCTTTGACTGACTATGAGAGAAGAAGGGATGACAATATTGCggagaacaaaataaaaatggcagctctaaatttagagtttgcACTACAATCTTTAAGGACAGAAGCAGCTAGCTCTTCACAACAAGCTAAGAAAACTAGCAAG AAAAGGAAAGCTGTCAGATCTGTACCATGTGATGTACCAATTGAACCTCGAAATCTTCACCCTAGACTTGCTCGAATTGAGATTACAAATGAGCATGATACTAATGATTTATGCCCTAGGCTAGCAAGCAATGGGACTACAAATGATCATGAAGGACGCGCTGAAGATCCTCAACTTATGGCTGCAGAAAACAATAGGG attccaatGGAGCGCagccaaagaaaagaaatggaagAAAATTCACTAGAAAGGACAACATATGGTATCGAGAAGACGAGGCACTGATCAAGATGGAGTTCAACGAATTTGATCAACCAGTTGGGAAAGCTGCTGTCGAGTTTCCTAATGTTGTTGGTTCACTAGTAAGAACCAAGGGTTTTCCTCTCTGCCATGATGATTGGCGACGTGTTAATGCAGATGCAAAGCCATTTATTATTGATGCTTTGGAG AAGTGGAAGGACTACAAAGCTGATTTGAAGAAAGCCCATTTTAATGAGACAAAGACAGTGGAGGAACTTATTGCAGCTTGTGATGACAGAGTGCAACCTGAAGATTGGGTGTGGCTTGTTGATCATTGGCTATCACCAGAAGCAAAA GCTCGAAGCATGAGAGGGAAAATGAATCGTGCCAAGCTGTTAACCCCACATACCTCTGGCAGCAAGTCATTTGCTCGCGCTCGACATGAATGG GCCGAAAAACTTGGGTACATGCCACGTAGAGATGAGATGTATATCAAAACACATACACGTAAAAACGGGACTCAATTGAGGCAAGCTGAAGCTTCAATT CGAGATCTTCAAGAGGCTGTTAAAGATCACCCAGaattaaaagagaaaaatgtgCATGAAGGTGATGTTTTCTCCCATGTATTTGGACGTGATCCTAGGGGGTATGTTCGCTCTGTTGGTTTTGGACCTACCCCCTCTACTTTAGGCATGCATGAGCATCGCAAGTATACTCAAACAAAGGTTCAAATGGCACTTCGTGGTCAACACAAAGCTGAGAAACAAGTTACAGTCCTTCAAGGAACGGTGGATGAACTACGTGATGAGGTTGCAGAGTTGAAGAGGTTAGTCTATTCTTGTCAAGGTAGAAGAGAATCTTGCCCTAATGTTGGGAGTCCATTAGAACATGGTTCTAATCCTACCCCAAATGAGCATACAGAGGATATAAGTGAGGCTGAGTCTGAGCATGAAGTGAGTGACCAAGAAGTGAGTCGACAAGCTTACTTGCAGCAG TTACTGCGGAGGAGAGTTCCAACCATTCCAGAAAGAAGACATGAGGGG GGAGGCCAAAGAAGTCACACTACTCTCTCTTGTGACTCCTATCAATCTTCCTGTGGCTAA
- the LOC102713149 gene encoding uncharacterized protein LOC102713149 isoform X4, with protein MRKIKGKMQKRGGSRLAPLTDYERRRDDNIAENKIKMAALNLEFALQSLRTEAASSSQQAKKTSKKRKAVRSVPCDVPIEPRNLHPRLARIEITNEHDTNDLCPRLASNGTTNDHEGRAEDPQLMAAENNRDSNGAQPKKRNGRKFTRKDNIWYREDEALIKMEFNEFDQPVGKAAVEFPNVVGSLVRTKGFPLCHDDWRRVNADAKPFIIDALEKWKDYKADLKKAHFNETKTVEELIAACDDRVQPEDWVWLVDHWLSPEAKARSMRGKMNRAKLLTPHTSGSKSFARARHEWAEKLGYMPRRDEMYIKTHTRKNGTQLRQAEASIRDLQEAVKDHPELKEKNVHEGDVFSHVFGRDPRGYVRSVGFGPTPSTLGMHEHRKYTQTKVQMALRGQHKAEKQVTVLQGTVDELRDEVAELKRLVYSCQGRRESCPNVGSPLEHGSNPTPNEHTEDISEAESEHEVSDQEVSRQAYLQQLLRRRVPTIPERRHEGGGQRSHTTLSCDSYQSSCG; from the exons ATGAGAAAGATAA AaggaaaaatgcaaaaaagagGAGGAAGTAGGTTGGCACCTTTGACTGACTATGAGAGAAGAAGGGATGACAATATTGCggagaacaaaataaaaatggcagctctaaatttagagtttgcACTACAATCTTTAAGGACAGAAGCAGCTAGCTCTTCACAACAAGCTAAGAAAACTAGCAAG AAAAGGAAAGCTGTCAGATCTGTACCATGTGATGTACCAATTGAACCTCGAAATCTTCACCCTAGACTTGCTCGAATTGAGATTACAAATGAGCATGATACTAATGATTTATGCCCTAGGCTAGCAAGCAATGGGACTACAAATGATCATGAAGGACGCGCTGAAGATCCTCAACTTATGGCTGCAGAAAACAATAGGG attccaatGGAGCGCagccaaagaaaagaaatggaagAAAATTCACTAGAAAGGACAACATATGGTATCGAGAAGACGAGGCACTGATCAAGATGGAGTTCAACGAATTTGATCAACCAGTTGGGAAAGCTGCTGTCGAGTTTCCTAATGTTGTTGGTTCACTAGTAAGAACCAAGGGTTTTCCTCTCTGCCATGATGATTGGCGACGTGTTAATGCAGATGCAAAGCCATTTATTATTGATGCTTTGGAG AAGTGGAAGGACTACAAAGCTGATTTGAAGAAAGCCCATTTTAATGAGACAAAGACAGTGGAGGAACTTATTGCAGCTTGTGATGACAGAGTGCAACCTGAAGATTGGGTGTGGCTTGTTGATCATTGGCTATCACCAGAAGCAAAA GCTCGAAGCATGAGAGGGAAAATGAATCGTGCCAAGCTGTTAACCCCACATACCTCTGGCAGCAAGTCATTTGCTCGCGCTCGACATGAATGG GCCGAAAAACTTGGGTACATGCCACGTAGAGATGAGATGTATATCAAAACACATACACGTAAAAACGGGACTCAATTGAGGCAAGCTGAAGCTTCAATT CGAGATCTTCAAGAGGCTGTTAAAGATCACCCAGaattaaaagagaaaaatgtgCATGAAGGTGATGTTTTCTCCCATGTATTTGGACGTGATCCTAGGGGGTATGTTCGCTCTGTTGGTTTTGGACCTACCCCCTCTACTTTAGGCATGCATGAGCATCGCAAGTATACTCAAACAAAGGTTCAAATGGCACTTCGTGGTCAACACAAAGCTGAGAAACAAGTTACAGTCCTTCAAGGAACGGTGGATGAACTACGTGATGAGGTTGCAGAGTTGAAGAGGTTAGTCTATTCTTGTCAAGGTAGAAGAGAATCTTGCCCTAATGTTGGGAGTCCATTAGAACATGGTTCTAATCCTACCCCAAATGAGCATACAGAGGATATAAGTGAGGCTGAGTCTGAGCATGAAGTGAGTGACCAAGAAGTGAGTCGACAAGCTTACTTGCAGCAG TTACTGCGGAGGAGAGTTCCAACCATTCCAGAAAGAAGACATGAGGGG GGAGGCCAAAGAAGTCACACTACTCTCTCTTGTGACTCCTATCAATCTTCCTGTGGCTAA